One genomic window of Amphiura filiformis chromosome 3, Afil_fr2py, whole genome shotgun sequence includes the following:
- the LOC140147201 gene encoding metabotropic glutamate receptor 3-like, which yields MALKMAIVILSTLFAIVYYNPGTNCAMDIPVRACEVYHKPGDVVIGGLFPIFRSEPKRPCESSQLSSITTSAELLAYTIDMINQRDDLLTNVTLGMEIRNDCAFEELTVWSMMTMTSNIGHLEFSAKCPNHTRGHDNTVVAVIGPSRSTNGLLAAKVGGLFSTPVISYSATSDELSDSSRFPYFFRTVPPDKFQVGAIMDLLQYFNWKYIALFYSIDTYGINAARQIQTRADELDICIPVSLPVASTSTERDLQNIREKLYEHNKVDVIVIFALRHAAYSVVKAISVLNRKFTIIGSDGVGLANTPDAQGGLFVDLFSSYDPDWYQHLAQLPSTSHVSHWYQNMANNMMAINNCSTWVSCEIPNPYMGTQITNAVLAIAHALNTTISKYCDGKIICKEALEGEVVSEHLQEVKFTSGDGLLFQFDENGDTSDKYVIWNLQEIAGKYTLVKVGNWDPYERNLNSRLVLNEHMLQWVDDTGIPKSKCEEECTVGHIVVPSEKPCCKRCQQCPGYSITINASACRDCARSEWPDRTFTTCLLIAPSFLQWTDFSVLLIFAFSLLGLTLCILTFIGLMYHQQHPLIKASSKELCVVNVCGLAVTLASVLFVIARATLPMCYMIEVGISVGFTLSFAPILLKVNRIWRIFVAARSSVRSPPFVGTKQQLIGVSLILVVQVSDSFLV from the coding sequence ATGGCTTTGAAGATGGCAATCGTCATTTTGAGTACTTTATTTGCTATAGTATATTACAACCCGGGAACAAATTGTGCAATGGACATACCGGTACGTGCTTGTGAAGTTTATCATAAGCCAGGCGATGTCGTCATTGGTGGATTATTTCCAATATTCCGTTCAGAACCAAAGAGACCATGTGAAAGTTCTCAATTATCTTCAATTACGACTTCGGCAGAACTTCTGGCTTACACTATTGACATGATCAATCAGCGTGATGATTTGTTGACGAATGTAACACTGGGTATGGAAATCAGAAATGATTGTGCTTTTGAAGAACTTACGGTGTGGTCCATGATGACCATGACAAGTAATATAGGACATTTAGAATTTTCAGCAAAATGTCCTAACCATACCCGAGGACATGATAATACAGTTGTAGCAGTTATTGGTCCTTCGAGAAGTACAAATGGTTTGTTAGCTGCAAAAGTTGGTGGATTATTCAGTACTCCCGTTATTTCGTATTCTGCTACAAGCGACGAGCTAAGCGACTCTTCTCGGTTTCCGTATTTCTTCCGTACTGTCCCTCCTGACAAGTTCCAGGTAGGTGCCATCATGGACTTATTGCAATATTTCAATTGGAAGTATATCGCATTGTTTTATTCTATTGATACATATGGAATAAATGCTGCCCGACAAATTCAAACTCGAGCGGATGAACTCGATATTTGCATTCCAGTAAGTTTGCCGGTCGCTAGTACATCCACAGAAAGGGATCTTCAAAATATTAGGGAAAAGCTTTACGAGCACAACAAAGTTGATGTAATCGTTATATTTGCTCTTCGACACGCTGCCTATTCTGTCGTAAAAGCTATTTCTGTTCTGAACAGAAAGTTTACTATCATTGGGAGCGATGGAGTTGGACTGGCGAATACACCTGACGCCCAAGGTGGCCTCTTCGTTGATTTGTTTAGCTCTTATGATCCAGATTGGTATCAGCATTTAGCGCAGCTACCTTCCACTAGTCATGTCAGCCATTGGTATCAAAATATGGCAAATAATATGATGGCTATCAACAACTGTTCAACTTGGGTATCGTGTGAAATTCCGAACCCGTATATGGGAACACAGATAACAAACGCCGTGCTTGCAATTGCTCATGCCCTAAACACTACTATTAGTAAATATTGTGATGGTAAAATAATATGCAAGGAAGCATTAGAAGGCGAAGTAGTCTCAGAACACCTTCAAGAGGTTAAGTTTACATCTGGCGATGGACTTCTGTTTCAATTTGATGAGAATGGAGACACCTCTGACAAGTATGTCATATGGAATTTGCAAGAAATTGCCGGCAAATATACTCTCGTTAAAGTAGGAAACTGGGATCCATATGAACGCAACCTTAATTCTCGATTGGTTCTCAACGAGCACATGTTGCAGTGGGTTGATGATACAGGCATACCGAAATCCAAATGCGAGGAAGAATGCACAGTTGGTCATATTGTTGTGCCATCCGAGAAGCCATGCTGTAAAAGGTGTCAACAATGTCCCGGATATTCTATCACAATTAATGCATCTGCTTGCCGGGATTGCGCTCGCTCTGAATGGCCTGACAGAACTTTCACAACCTGCTTACTAATTGCGCCTTCTTTTTTGCAGTGGACTGATTTTAGTGTGTTATTAATCTTTGCATTTTCTCTTTTGGGATTGACGCTCTGTATTTTGACATTCATTGGACTGATGTATCATCAGCAGCATCCACTTATTAAGGCATCGAGTAAAGAACTCTGTGTGGTAAATGTTTGTGGTTTAGCAGTGACTTTAGCTAGTGTATTGTTTGTGATTGCACGTGCTACTTTACCAATGTGTTACATGATTGAAGTTGGAATTTCGGTTGGGTTTACCTTAAGTTTCGCACCTATCTTGTTGAAAGTCAATCGCATCTGGAGGATCTTTGTCGCAGCTAGATCATCAGTTAGAAGCCCGCCATTTGTTGGAACAAAACAGCAGCTTATTGGCGTCTCTCTCATTCTTGTAGTACAGGTAAGTGACAGTTTTCTTGTCTGA